From Haloarcula sp. CBA1127, a single genomic window includes:
- a CDS encoding ribbon-helix-helix domain-containing protein yields the protein MTRNTTGVSMPESMVENIDENYVAAGYHSRSDLIRDAVRDKLSQIERQSK from the coding sequence ATGACTCGAAATACAACCGGTGTATCGATGCCCGAGTCAATGGTCGAAAACATAGACGAGAACTACGTAGCAGCCGGATATCACAGCCGATCCGATTTGATCAGAGATGCGGTTCGTGACAAGTTGTCTCAGATTGAACGCCAGTCAAAGTAA
- a CDS encoding SWIM zinc finger family protein — MSRASRSWQSSDDLPQSIGGPSTLSMPDDWTLSTAWRRAQSENDRGGAINDAERVVYLSDGDSTHRVLWALQGRTLVADCDCAGYQYHGGWCAHVASLWWQWVRGQIVVAHLDTGRKYPSPPAWLRLDDEPTAFNQLTPAELDAYLTCDLGSLGVREYARLSGRSPGTIGNLLRSARDEMEGRR, encoded by the coding sequence ATGAGCCGAGCCAGTCGGAGCTGGCAGTCGAGCGACGATCTGCCCCAGTCAATCGGTGGTCCGTCGACGCTGTCGATGCCCGACGACTGGACGCTGTCGACGGCGTGGCGGCGCGCACAGTCCGAGAACGACCGTGGTGGCGCTATCAACGACGCCGAGCGTGTGGTCTACCTGAGCGACGGCGACAGCACTCATCGCGTGCTGTGGGCGCTACAGGGCCGCACACTCGTCGCAGACTGCGACTGCGCCGGCTACCAGTACCACGGCGGCTGGTGTGCCCACGTCGCTTCGCTGTGGTGGCAGTGGGTCCGCGGGCAGATCGTTGTCGCACATCTCGACACGGGCCGCAAGTATCCATCACCACCAGCATGGCTCCGCCTCGACGACGAACCGACCGCTTTCAACCAACTCACTCCTGCCGAACTCGACGCTTACCTGACCTGTGACCTCGGAAGCCTCGGGGTTCGGGAGTACGCCCGACTCTCCGGTCGCTCGCCCGGAACCATCGGGAACCTACTCCGCTCTGCCCGTGACGAGATGGAGGGCCGCCGATGA
- a CDS encoding GDP-mannose mannosyl hydrolase yields the protein MDVHDERIPTATFATCLENMPQPCVDLVVEYEGGVVLTRRQNEPAKGEWFWPGSRLYKGERLDDAVLRIAAEELGLTSVETERLGVSEHFWDTSSVDGVDSRHTVPIVYRVVPDDGARITLDDQHDAYRVVTEPPADANRYVLEYFDRFDIGQ from the coding sequence ATGGATGTCCACGACGAACGCATTCCGACAGCGACGTTCGCGACCTGTCTCGAAAACATGCCCCAACCCTGTGTCGACCTCGTTGTCGAGTACGAGGGCGGCGTCGTACTCACACGACGACAGAACGAGCCAGCCAAAGGCGAGTGGTTCTGGCCGGGGAGCCGCCTCTACAAGGGCGAACGACTGGACGACGCAGTACTACGCATCGCCGCGGAGGAACTCGGCCTCACGTCGGTTGAAACGGAACGGCTTGGCGTCAGCGAACACTTCTGGGACACGTCGTCGGTCGACGGCGTCGACTCTCGACACACAGTACCGATCGTCTACCGAGTCGTCCCCGACGACGGGGCGAGAATTACACTCGACGACCAGCACGACGCCTATCGCGTTGTCACGGAGCCACCGGCAGATGCGAACCGATACGTCTTGGAGTACTTCGACCGATTCGATATCGGCCAGTAG
- a CDS encoding NAD-dependent epimerase/dehydratase family protein, whose translation MTILITGGDGYVGWPAALRIADRTDERVLLVDNFARREWVEDVGATSATPVASIDERLDAAREVHGLTNLSFVEGDLAEKAFVDELLTVHEPEVVVHTAAQPSAPYSQINGERANYTQHNNLQATRNLLWGLEEHDLTDTHFVETTTTGVYGAPEFPIPEGGATMENQGERDDVPFPNMGGSWYHATKGFDAQNMRLAHTQFDIPISDVRTAIVYGTETEETRADDRLKTRFDFDYYFGTVTHRFCAQAVAGYPVTVYGKGEQRKPFVSLEDAVEGLAEVALTDPDERPEGLTVYNQVTRAISIVEIAETIADVGSEYDLDVAVEHFENPRDEDETHKMEIENDRYDDLIGGQSQSFEDGVGDIFETLTRYADTIEAHEDRFLPGVLSED comes from the coding sequence ATGACTATCCTCATCACTGGCGGCGACGGCTACGTCGGGTGGCCGGCCGCACTGCGGATCGCGGACCGAACGGACGAGCGAGTGCTGCTTGTCGATAACTTCGCCCGAAGAGAGTGGGTCGAGGACGTCGGCGCGACGAGCGCGACACCGGTCGCAAGCATCGACGAGCGCCTCGACGCGGCCCGCGAGGTCCACGGCCTGACGAACCTCTCCTTCGTCGAGGGCGACCTCGCAGAGAAGGCCTTCGTCGACGAACTGCTGACGGTTCACGAGCCCGAGGTCGTGGTCCACACCGCCGCACAGCCGTCCGCGCCGTACTCCCAGATCAACGGCGAACGGGCGAACTACACCCAGCACAACAACCTCCAGGCGACGCGGAACCTCCTGTGGGGTCTCGAAGAACACGACCTCACAGACACCCACTTCGTCGAGACGACGACGACGGGCGTCTACGGCGCGCCGGAGTTCCCGATTCCCGAGGGCGGCGCGACGATGGAGAACCAGGGCGAGCGTGACGACGTGCCCTTCCCCAACATGGGCGGAAGCTGGTATCACGCGACGAAGGGCTTCGACGCACAGAATATGCGCCTGGCCCACACGCAGTTCGACATCCCGATTTCGGACGTGCGAACGGCCATCGTCTACGGGACCGAGACCGAAGAAACCCGCGCTGACGACCGTCTCAAGACTCGCTTCGACTTCGACTACTACTTCGGAACGGTTACCCACCGCTTCTGTGCGCAGGCCGTCGCAGGCTATCCCGTCACCGTCTATGGCAAGGGCGAGCAGCGCAAGCCGTTCGTCTCGCTCGAAGACGCCGTCGAAGGGCTGGCCGAAGTGGCCCTGACCGACCCCGACGAGCGCCCCGAGGGACTGACGGTGTACAACCAGGTCACACGCGCCATTAGCATCGTCGAGATCGCCGAGACGATTGCAGATGTGGGCAGCGAGTACGACCTCGATGTTGCCGTCGAGCACTTCGAGAACCCCCGCGACGAGGACGAGACCCACAAGATGGAGATCGAAAACGACCGCTACGACGACCTCATCGGCGGCCAGTCCCAGTCCTTCGAGGACGGCGTCGGCGACATCTTCGAGACGCTGACCCGCTACGCCGACACCATCGAAGCCCACGAGGACCGGTTCCTCCCGGGCGTCCTGAGCGAGGACTGA
- a CDS encoding NAD(P)-dependent oxidoreductase, with protein MDVLVTGACGYIGSALLPLLRADDRVDDVVVFDDLSSGSPRALLGTLGDGLEFRRGDVREYGDVESAMRGVDRVIHLAAITGASSTHERRDETFAINYDGTENVLTAAGKLGVDHVVFASSCNVYGRATSTDIDETVDPDPINPYAETKLESETLLQEYCEEFDMTGTALRMATNFGHSPGIRFNLVVNYFVFRALTGRPLTVYGDGSNWRPFIHVRDAARAYAEAACDPESWDEPVYNVGSMDANYQISEIADIVADEVAPVDVTYLEDEHPGPSYHVNFDRLSGTGFEPSWTLREGVRDLAEKFTTNA; from the coding sequence ATGGACGTGCTGGTCACCGGGGCCTGTGGCTACATCGGCAGCGCGCTGCTACCGTTGCTCCGGGCGGACGACCGCGTGGACGATGTCGTCGTCTTCGACGACCTCTCCTCGGGGTCGCCGCGGGCGCTGCTGGGAACGCTGGGGGACGGCCTCGAATTTCGCCGGGGCGACGTCCGCGAGTACGGCGACGTGGAGAGCGCCATGCGCGGCGTCGACCGCGTCATCCACCTCGCGGCCATCACCGGCGCGTCGAGCACGCACGAGCGTCGCGACGAGACGTTCGCTATCAACTACGACGGCACCGAGAACGTCCTGACTGCGGCCGGTAAACTCGGCGTCGACCACGTGGTCTTTGCCTCCTCGTGTAACGTCTACGGCCGCGCGACCAGCACCGACATCGACGAGACAGTCGATCCGGACCCGATCAACCCCTACGCGGAGACGAAACTGGAGTCCGAAACGCTGCTGCAGGAGTACTGCGAGGAGTTCGATATGACAGGTACCGCCCTTCGGATGGCCACCAACTTCGGCCATTCGCCGGGCATCCGGTTCAACCTCGTCGTGAACTACTTCGTGTTCCGCGCACTCACGGGCCGCCCGCTCACCGTCTACGGCGACGGTTCGAACTGGCGGCCGTTCATTCACGTCCGGGACGCCGCCCGCGCCTACGCGGAAGCGGCGTGCGATCCCGAGTCCTGGGACGAACCGGTGTACAACGTCGGGTCGATGGACGCGAACTACCAGATCTCGGAGATTGCCGACATCGTCGCTGACGAGGTCGCCCCGGTCGACGTGACCTACCTCGAAGACGAGCATCCTGGCCCGTCGTATCACGTCAACTTCGACCGACTGAGCGGGACCGGCTTCGAACCGTCGTGGACGCTCCGCGAGGGCGTCCGCGACCTCGCGGAGAAATTCACCACCAATGCCTGA
- a CDS encoding NAD(P)-dependent oxidoreductase, with amino-acid sequence MPETEPTDNTPHIAVTGGAGYIGSRVIYELQQAHPDWEITAIDNFYLGTVRSVGDVDIEHVDIRNRDRLEAALDGADVVMHLAAISGVDDCEEKQDLAYEVNVQGTDNVAWFCRKTGAALIFPFSMAVIGDPREFPITVDHPRDPLNWYGRTKLLNERDIETYADGAFPAHQFMISNLYGSHEIDGQTVSKETVINFFVNRALAGETLTVYEPGTQSRNFIHVKDVARAYVDSCERLLEQLDRGETGVEKYEIASDEDPGVHTVAKLVKDIAASAADIDVDVELVENPRGDDETLVDSFPVDTDRTTDVLGWTPEHDVESAIRAALESANT; translated from the coding sequence ATGCCTGAGACAGAACCCACAGACAACACGCCCCACATCGCCGTCACCGGCGGTGCGGGCTACATCGGCAGCCGCGTCATCTACGAGCTACAGCAGGCCCACCCCGACTGGGAGATTACCGCTATCGACAACTTCTATCTCGGTACCGTGCGGTCCGTCGGCGATGTCGACATCGAACACGTCGACATCCGGAACCGGGACCGTCTGGAAGCGGCGCTAGACGGAGCTGACGTCGTGATGCACCTCGCCGCGATCTCCGGCGTCGACGACTGCGAGGAAAAGCAGGATCTGGCCTACGAGGTCAACGTGCAGGGAACCGACAACGTCGCCTGGTTCTGCCGCAAGACCGGCGCAGCGCTGATCTTCCCGTTCTCGATGGCCGTCATCGGCGACCCGCGAGAGTTCCCCATCACGGTCGACCACCCGCGGGACCCGCTGAACTGGTATGGGCGGACGAAACTACTCAACGAGCGCGATATCGAGACGTACGCCGACGGCGCGTTCCCGGCCCACCAGTTCATGATTTCGAACCTCTACGGCAGTCACGAGATAGACGGCCAGACCGTCTCGAAGGAGACCGTCATCAACTTCTTCGTGAACCGCGCGCTTGCCGGCGAGACGCTGACGGTCTACGAGCCCGGGACGCAGTCCCGGAACTTCATCCACGTCAAGGACGTGGCCCGGGCGTACGTCGACAGTTGCGAACGGCTGTTGGAGCAACTGGACCGCGGCGAGACCGGCGTCGAGAAGTACGAAATCGCCAGCGATGAAGACCCGGGGGTTCACACCGTCGCCAAACTCGTCAAGGATATCGCCGCCTCGGCCGCCGACATCGATGTCGACGTGGAACTGGTCGAGAACCCGCGGGGCGACGACGAGACGCTGGTCGATTCGTTCCCGGTCGACACCGACCGGACGACCGACGTACTGGGCTGGACGCCGGAACACGACGTGGAATCAGCGATTCGAGCGGCGCTAGAGTCGGCAAACACGTAG
- a CDS encoding STT3 domain-containing protein — MSDTPGAGAVLDDRPELRDATAAVLAVDDEQDGWTFDDIPIDSGQFGELVSTGIVEKDGDEYRVADPDAVRAALSGDSEVGRDSGHETAFRDALRFDFDARATGLFVAALAVVFVARTYVIGSIYRGGDIVLSSNDPYYYRYHIEQVAANAASAADFGALSVLPGGITNGEPLTIATLWWVASLFGGSKEVIGHVLAWYPVVSALVTGVLLYLLAVRVSSDRRVGLASVLFLAFIPGHAFRTSLGFADHHAFDYPWLGLTALALVVALTTATNRTSLRRPQPWIAAVGIGVGIAGQVLAWEAGPLLVLPASLVVLGQTLLDVSNDRSALVKNAPVLAGVSLGAILAGGVHTVTGWQTALVASAPALLTLGTVVVIATAEVARRFGGTTGQLAAADIGLGVVGLLVFRFGFTEQWSTFSSRLDLLFRSDAIAETYGLFNADAFGFLFLLGLTLFLALPAMVWGVDLARSDRSGWLVASSYAWILFALAVIQVRFVGELAPFLALFAGLAFVWVASWVDLARPVLTTGDSDLRDVLVPDSRAVASLIVLFLLFGALGMVQVPVKTSQVLVEDGTYGAATAIEADAADRGLEYPEDYVLSRWGQNRVYNYFVNGESQSYGYARQTYGPFIASTGPDEAHNRISGRVGYVVTTERELDEPNTMYTRLHQHFGSRSSDVDGLAHYRPLFTSEDGSHKAFAVVPGGEIRGTAAPNSTVSVVTTVTVSDREVDYERQTTANRNGAFTVTVANPGTYTVTTDDGSETTVEVTEQTVYDGGNVTVE; from the coding sequence ATGAGCGATACGCCCGGGGCGGGAGCGGTACTCGATGACCGGCCCGAGCTACGAGACGCGACAGCGGCGGTTCTGGCCGTCGACGACGAACAGGACGGCTGGACGTTCGACGACATTCCCATCGATTCGGGCCAGTTCGGTGAACTCGTCTCCACGGGCATCGTCGAGAAAGACGGTGACGAGTACCGCGTCGCTGATCCCGACGCTGTGCGGGCCGCGCTCAGCGGGGACTCCGAAGTCGGTCGCGACAGCGGGCACGAGACGGCTTTCCGTGACGCGCTACGGTTTGATTTCGACGCACGAGCAACTGGCCTGTTTGTTGCCGCCCTAGCGGTCGTGTTCGTCGCCCGAACGTACGTCATCGGGTCGATATATCGCGGCGGCGACATCGTTCTATCAAGTAACGACCCCTACTACTATAGATACCACATCGAACAGGTCGCGGCGAACGCCGCCAGTGCAGCCGATTTCGGGGCGCTCTCCGTGCTCCCAGGTGGAATAACCAACGGGGAGCCACTCACGATTGCGACGCTCTGGTGGGTCGCCAGCCTTTTCGGCGGGAGCAAGGAAGTCATCGGCCACGTTCTCGCCTGGTATCCGGTCGTGTCGGCACTCGTCACGGGCGTCCTGCTCTATCTACTCGCAGTTCGGGTGTCTAGCGACCGGCGCGTCGGTCTTGCATCGGTCCTCTTTCTGGCGTTTATTCCCGGCCACGCCTTCCGGACGAGCCTCGGGTTCGCAGACCACCACGCCTTCGACTACCCCTGGCTGGGGCTCACCGCCCTTGCACTCGTGGTTGCGCTAACGACGGCCACGAATCGAACATCGCTTCGTCGACCACAGCCGTGGATTGCCGCGGTCGGTATCGGGGTCGGGATCGCCGGCCAGGTGCTTGCGTGGGAGGCCGGACCGTTGCTTGTCCTGCCAGCCAGTCTGGTGGTGCTGGGACAGACACTGCTGGATGTCTCAAACGACCGATCGGCACTGGTCAAAAACGCACCAGTTCTTGCCGGCGTCAGCCTCGGTGCGATACTCGCTGGCGGTGTCCATACTGTCACCGGCTGGCAAACTGCGCTTGTCGCTAGTGCGCCAGCACTGCTAACGCTGGGCACTGTCGTCGTCATCGCGACAGCAGAAGTAGCCAGGCGCTTCGGTGGCACTACCGGGCAACTGGCCGCGGCCGACATCGGTCTCGGCGTCGTCGGTCTCCTTGTCTTTCGCTTTGGCTTCACAGAACAGTGGAGCACGTTCAGTAGCCGGCTCGACTTGCTGTTTCGGTCCGATGCGATCGCTGAGACGTACGGACTGTTCAACGCAGACGCATTTGGCTTCCTGTTCCTGCTCGGCCTGACGCTGTTCCTGGCGCTCCCAGCAATGGTGTGGGGCGTCGACCTCGCTCGGAGTGACCGGAGCGGCTGGCTCGTCGCCAGTAGCTACGCCTGGATACTGTTTGCCCTTGCTGTGATTCAGGTCCGTTTCGTCGGCGAACTGGCCCCGTTTCTCGCGCTGTTCGCCGGCCTCGCGTTCGTCTGGGTCGCCTCGTGGGTCGATCTCGCCCGACCGGTGCTGACGACTGGCGACAGCGACCTTCGAGACGTACTCGTTCCCGACAGCCGGGCAGTTGCGTCGCTGATCGTGTTGTTTCTGTTGTTCGGGGCCCTCGGAATGGTGCAGGTTCCAGTCAAAACGAGTCAAGTGCTCGTCGAGGACGGGACCTACGGTGCGGCGACTGCAATCGAGGCAGACGCCGCCGATCGCGGGCTCGAATACCCCGAGGACTACGTGCTCAGTCGCTGGGGACAGAACCGCGTGTACAACTACTTCGTCAACGGTGAGTCACAGAGCTACGGCTACGCCCGCCAGACGTACGGGCCGTTCATCGCATCGACAGGTCCTGATGAAGCCCACAATCGGATTTCTGGTCGAGTCGGATACGTCGTAACGACAGAGAGGGAACTGGATGAACCGAACACGATGTACACTCGATTACACCAGCACTTCGGAAGCCGGAGCAGTGATGTAGACGGGCTGGCTCACTACCGACCGCTCTTCACGAGCGAAGACGGGAGCCACAAGGCGTTCGCGGTCGTTCCCGGTGGAGAGATCCGGGGGACTGCAGCCCCGAATTCGACCGTCTCGGTCGTAACGACAGTCACTGTCTCGGACAGAGAGGTCGACTACGAGCGCCAGACGACAGCCAACCGGAACGGTGCGTTCACTGTTACCGTCGCAAACCCCGGGACGTACACCGTGACGACCGATGACGGCAGTGAAACGACTGTCGAAGTCACAGAACAGACAGTGTACGACGGCGGTAACGTCACCGTCGAGTGA
- the aglM gene encoding UDP-glucose 6-dehydrogenase AglM → MNVSIVGSGYVGTTVAACLADLGHEVVTIDIDEDIVDAVNDGRSPIHEPGLDELVAEHGGGRLRASTDYEEILDTELTMLALPTPSNDDGSIDLQFMEAGAASVGEALAGAENAAADPHLVVTKSTVVPNTTEDRLAPRLADAGLERGTDFLVASNPEFQREGTAVADFLNPDKLVFGTDDDRATELLHDLYAPLREAADGDVPVVETGIPEAEMIKYANNTFLATKVSLINDIGNICKEFGVDAYEVADAIGLDDRIGEQFLRSGVGWGGSCFPKDTDAIIAAAREQGYDPAVLSAAVELNDAQPERLLALLDDHIDVSGKRVAVLGLAFKSGTDDIRNTRAVPVIEGLQERGADIVAYDPVATENMRERYPDIEYADSATAALAGASGAVVVTDWDEFAALDAAFDDMADPIVVDGRRIIERRDGITYEGLTW, encoded by the coding sequence ATGAACGTCAGTATTGTCGGAAGCGGATACGTCGGGACAACGGTCGCCGCGTGTCTTGCGGATCTCGGACACGAAGTGGTAACGATAGACATCGACGAGGACATCGTCGACGCGGTCAACGACGGCCGGTCGCCGATACACGAACCTGGGCTTGACGAACTTGTCGCCGAACACGGTGGTGGGCGACTCCGGGCAAGTACCGACTACGAGGAAATACTCGATACTGAGCTGACGATGCTGGCGCTCCCGACGCCTTCGAACGACGACGGGAGCATCGACCTCCAGTTCATGGAAGCCGGTGCGGCATCCGTCGGCGAGGCACTGGCCGGCGCTGAGAACGCGGCAGCGGACCCACACCTCGTCGTCACGAAGTCGACTGTCGTCCCGAATACGACCGAAGATCGGCTCGCCCCACGTCTCGCCGACGCTGGTCTCGAACGCGGGACGGACTTCCTCGTCGCGTCTAATCCCGAGTTCCAGCGCGAGGGGACGGCTGTCGCGGACTTCCTGAATCCCGACAAACTCGTCTTCGGGACGGACGACGACCGCGCAACGGAGCTTCTCCACGACCTCTATGCGCCGCTGCGCGAAGCCGCTGACGGTGACGTGCCGGTCGTCGAAACCGGTATCCCCGAGGCCGAGATGATAAAGTACGCCAACAACACGTTCCTCGCGACGAAAGTCAGCCTCATCAACGACATCGGGAACATCTGCAAGGAGTTCGGCGTCGACGCCTACGAGGTGGCCGATGCCATTGGACTCGACGACCGTATCGGCGAGCAGTTCCTCCGGAGCGGCGTCGGCTGGGGCGGCAGTTGTTTCCCGAAGGACACGGACGCCATCATCGCCGCGGCGCGGGAGCAGGGATACGACCCCGCAGTCCTTTCGGCGGCCGTGGAGCTGAACGATGCCCAGCCCGAGCGCCTCCTCGCTCTCCTCGACGATCACATCGATGTGTCCGGGAAACGCGTCGCCGTTCTCGGGCTTGCGTTCAAATCTGGCACGGACGACATCCGGAACACGCGAGCGGTACCGGTCATCGAGGGGCTGCAGGAACGCGGCGCAGACATCGTCGCCTATGACCCGGTCGCGACCGAGAATATGCGCGAACGCTACCCCGATATCGAGTATGCCGACTCGGCCACGGCCGCTCTTGCGGGGGCATCAGGCGCCGTTGTCGTCACTGATTGGGACGAGTTCGCGGCGCTCGACGCTGCATTCGACGACATGGCCGACCCTATCGTCGTCGACGGCCGACGCATCATTGAGCGGCGCGACGGCATCACCTACGAGGGATTGACCTGGTGA
- the aglF gene encoding UTP--glucose-1-phosphate uridylyltransferase AglF codes for MKAVVLAAGEGTRLRPLTEDKPKGMVEVAGKPILTHCFEQLIELGADELLVVVGYKKQAIINHYEDEFDGVPITYTHQREQNGLAHALLTVEEHVDDDFMLMLGDNIFEANLQDVVNRQAEERADAAFLVEEVPWEEAGRYGVCDTNKYGEITEVVEKPEEPPSNLVMTGFYTFTPAIFHACHLVQPSNRGEYEISDAIDLLLHSGRTIDAIRMDGWRNDIGYPEDRDQAEKRLQGEIDPEIAAENIAASE; via the coding sequence ATGAAAGCTGTCGTACTCGCCGCTGGTGAGGGGACACGTCTCCGTCCGCTGACTGAAGACAAGCCAAAAGGGATGGTAGAGGTCGCGGGGAAGCCGATTCTGACCCACTGCTTCGAGCAACTGATCGAACTGGGTGCTGACGAACTGCTGGTAGTTGTCGGCTACAAGAAGCAGGCCATCATTAATCACTACGAGGACGAGTTCGATGGCGTCCCGATTACCTACACCCACCAACGCGAACAGAACGGCCTTGCCCACGCACTCCTGACCGTCGAAGAACACGTTGACGACGACTTCATGCTGATGCTCGGCGACAATATCTTCGAAGCGAACCTCCAGGACGTCGTCAACCGTCAGGCGGAGGAACGTGCCGACGCCGCCTTCCTCGTTGAGGAAGTCCCGTGGGAAGAGGCCGGGCGGTACGGTGTCTGTGACACCAACAAGTACGGCGAGATCACCGAAGTCGTCGAGAAACCGGAAGAGCCGCCGTCGAACCTTGTGATGACTGGGTTCTACACGTTCACGCCAGCTATCTTCCACGCCTGCCACCTGGTGCAGCCCTCCAATCGCGGCGAGTACGAAATCAGTGATGCGATTGACCTCCTGTTACACTCCGGGCGAACGATCGATGCGATCCGCATGGATGGCTGGCGGAACGATATCGGCTATCCCGAGGACCGAGATCAGGCCGAGAAACGGCTACAGGGCGAGATTGACCCGGAGATAGCCGCCGAGAACATCGCTGCAAGCGAGTGA
- a CDS encoding sugar transferase yields the protein MDSGWRYRVASVAGVVVLTAAAVALVNNATLQSIATTIPVFNRLPTDPPTGSEFTFELLVTIAVVVSVFLPLYKPRPRRILDAIALAQKRVLVAVLVLATIGYFDYTYRLPRLTVVLLTPLLLVVLPAWFVWIRKQPSSNGERTIVVGDDLKVIEEVASEVDGTLLGYLCPTSVITTVERTEAIADGGTNTSGLERLGGLSRIEDVLVEYDIDTVVLAFEHADRAEFFGALDACYEYGVNAKVHRDHTDSVLTASGGVGTLIDVEVEPWDIQDYILKRAFDITFASAGLVALSPLIIGIIVAIKAEDGGSILYRQDRTAVFGETFSIYKFRSMIENAEDETGVKISDEDAGGVDPRVTSVGRVLRQTHLDEIPQLWSILRGDMSVVGPRPERPELDSDIQSGVVDWQKRWFVKPGLTGPAQINHVTGKEPSEKLRYDLEYVRDQSFSYDMKLVSRQVWGVVVDIINASKDS from the coding sequence ATGGATAGTGGCTGGCGGTACCGGGTCGCAAGTGTAGCCGGCGTCGTCGTACTGACAGCGGCCGCCGTCGCACTTGTTAACAACGCTACCCTCCAGTCGATAGCGACAACTATCCCGGTGTTCAATCGGCTACCGACTGACCCCCCAACTGGGTCGGAGTTCACGTTTGAACTGTTGGTCACAATCGCAGTCGTCGTTAGTGTGTTCCTCCCACTGTACAAACCCCGCCCACGAAGAATTCTCGACGCTATAGCACTGGCCCAGAAGCGGGTGCTCGTAGCAGTTCTTGTCTTGGCGACAATCGGCTACTTCGACTACACGTACCGATTGCCGCGCTTGACTGTCGTGTTATTGACTCCCTTGTTACTGGTCGTACTGCCCGCGTGGTTCGTGTGGATTCGCAAGCAGCCGTCGTCGAACGGCGAACGAACCATCGTCGTTGGGGACGACCTCAAGGTGATAGAAGAAGTGGCAAGTGAAGTCGACGGAACGCTCCTGGGCTATCTCTGTCCGACGAGTGTCATTACGACAGTCGAACGGACCGAAGCCATCGCTGACGGCGGAACTAACACCAGTGGGTTGGAACGGCTGGGTGGCCTCTCGCGAATCGAGGACGTACTCGTCGAGTATGATATCGACACTGTTGTGCTGGCGTTTGAACATGCCGACCGGGCGGAGTTCTTCGGCGCTCTCGACGCCTGTTACGAGTATGGTGTCAACGCGAAAGTCCATCGCGACCATACAGACTCTGTGTTGACCGCCAGCGGTGGCGTCGGAACCCTGATCGACGTGGAGGTAGAGCCATGGGACATACAGGACTATATTCTCAAGCGTGCGTTCGATATCACGTTTGCATCGGCTGGGCTGGTCGCGCTATCGCCCCTGATTATTGGGATTATAGTCGCAATAAAAGCAGAAGACGGTGGCTCAATACTGTACCGACAAGACCGAACAGCAGTTTTCGGTGAAACCTTCTCCATCTACAAGTTCCGGTCGATGATCGAGAACGCCGAAGACGAGACCGGCGTGAAAATCAGTGACGAGGATGCGGGTGGGGTCGATCCACGCGTGACATCGGTTGGTCGAGTGCTGCGACAGACGCATCTGGATGAGATCCCACAGCTCTGGTCGATACTACGGGGTGATATGAGCGTCGTTGGCCCACGACCCGAACGGCCGGAACTGGACTCGGATATCCAGAGCGGTGTCGTTGACTGGCAGAAACGATGGTTCGTCAAGCCAGGCCTGACCGGGCCTGCCCAGATTAATCATGTGACTGGAAAAGAGCCGAGCGAAAAGCTGCGATACGACCTCGAATACGTGCGTGACCAGTCGTTTAGCTACGATATGAAACTCGTTTCGAGGCAGGTCTGGGGCGTTGTTGTTGATATCATAAACGCATCCAAGGACTCCTGA